GAACGGACCGGAGATCCACCTCGAAGTCGCCCCCGAACTGGCCTTGTTCGTCCCGCACGGACGCCGGTCCGGAGCCACCCCGGTGACCACCGACGGCGTCTCCACCCTCGGCCATGTCGTCGAGTCCCTCGGCGTCCCGCTGCCCGAGGCCGGGTCGCTGGTGGTCAACGGCCTGGAGGTACCCACCTCGTACGTCCCCGTGGCGGGCGACCAGGTGGAGGTACGGCCCGTCGCCCGGCCCCAGCGGGTCCCCGGCGCCCCGCTCCGCTTCCTCCTCGACGTCCACCTCGGCACCCTCGCCCGCCGGCTGCGGCTGCTCGGCGTGGACACGGCGTACGAGTCGACGGACCTCGGCGACCCGGCCCTCGCCGCGCTCTCCGCCGCCGAGCGACGCGTCATGCTCAGCCGCGACCGGGGCCTGCTGCGACGCCGCGAGCTGTGGGCCGGCGCCTATGTCTACAGCACCCGCCCCGAGGAGCAGCTCCACGACATCCTCGACCGCTTCCGCCCCGAGCTGCGCCCCTGGACCCGCTGCACCGCCTGCAACGGCCTGCTCAAGGAGGCCACCAAGGACGAGGTCGCGGACCAG
This DNA window, taken from Streptomyces sp. NBC_00663, encodes the following:
- a CDS encoding Mut7-C RNAse domain-containing protein yields the protein MNGPEIHLEVAPELALFVPHGRRSGATPVTTDGVSTLGHVVESLGVPLPEAGSLVVNGLEVPTSYVPVAGDQVEVRPVARPQRVPGAPLRFLLDVHLGTLARRLRLLGVDTAYESTDLGDPALAALSAAERRVMLSRDRGLLRRRELWAGAYVYSTRPEEQLHDILDRFRPELRPWTRCTACNGLLKEATKDEVADQLASGTHRSYDVFAQCAECGRAYWKGAHHDQLEAIVERALTDFPSPS